The sequence GCTTCCTCGATTCTGCTCATTGGTTTTAAGTATCCTTTTAAATTCAGGTTTCGGAGCTACAGCCAAGGGCCGAGCGCCCTTTCAAACAGCACATCGAGGGGTGAGTTGCCCAGGGCCTCCATGACGCCGATGGTCACCAGCATGAGGAAATAAAGCGCCGCTCCGGACATAAAAATACGGTCCCCCCTCACGCGCTGCCTCTCCTCCTTTGGCTTGGAAATCGCAGGCAGAACGGCCAGCACCCGCTGGTTGAGAGACCGCAGGTCGGCCAGGCTCTCCACCGACCCGCGCATGAGGTACGGCACCATGATGACGGCCATGCCTATCCCGATTCCGGCCAGGGCCGACAAAAGCATGATCGGCACGCGCTTGGGACTGACAGTGGTGTCGGGCATGACAGCCGGATCCACGACCCGAAAGTTCATGGACTTGTTTTCCATCTCCATTTGTTTGGAAACTTCCGACTGGCCGTAGCGGGTCACGAGCTGACTGTAGATCAGGGTCTCGTTATCCTTCTTGCGCAAGAGTTCGTTCAGCCCCGTGCGGAGCGTGGGAATCCGGCGCAGAAGCTCCGTCTTTTCCTCGATGGTCGCAAGCTGGGCCTTCTCCTGAAGCGTGGCGGCCTCTATCTCGGCCTGAACCAGTGTCTTGGCGGCTGCTCCCGAGTTCCCGGTCATGCCGCCCGACGGACTGCTTTTCACGGCCCTGATCTGCCCCTGCAGCCGCACGACCTTTGGATGCTGATCCGTATAGGCCGTCAAAAGCGTCGCCAATTGGCGCTCCATATCGGCCAGATGCGCGGACCGGCCCCCTCCGGAGGGCATGAGCTGCAACTTGGTCTCAAGCTCAAGCTTGCGCGCCCGAATGGCCTCCAGCTTTCTCTCGGCATCGGCGATCTCGAAACGGATTGTGGTCTCGTCCGTCGCCAGCTGGAGGCCATGCTCGGCCCTGTACTGATTGATCTCATCCTCCACCGCGTCGAGGCGCTTCTTGAAGCTCTCTATCTGCTCGGATAAAAAGCGGGTCGCTTCCAGGGATTCGTCCCGCTTGGAGGCCGTATTCGACTCGATGTAGACTTGAGTGATGGTGTTGACGAAATCACGGGCATAACGCGGGTCGCTGTCCTGAAAGGAGATGAAGAAGATCCCCCGTTTTTCGTCCAGCCTGATGGAAATCCGCTCCCGCAAATCCTTGATGTATGCTTCCCGATCCATATCCGAAGCAAACTCGACATCCTTATCCAGAATGCGCATCACCTTGAAGAGCGTTTCCCGACTGAGCATGGCCACGGTCAAAACCTTGATCTTGGCCTCCATGGACGGAGTGGTGGCAATGCCCTTGACCAATTCGCTGATGACGCTCTGTTCGATGAAAACCGTGGACTGCGCCTCGTATTTCCTGGGCAGGACATAACTGGTTATAACGCCCAGGGTCATGACCAGCAGAGCCACGACGACCACAACGCGCTTGCGTTGCAGCAAGATCCGCGCATACCTTTCAAATTGCTGATACAGTTCATGATTCATGTGTGGCTCCGCTCCTGCGGCTTAAAAAAAACTTTCCGCGGCAATGATGTAATCCCCGCGACGCAAGACTACGTTCTGAGACAAATCGCGGCCCTCGGCCAGATCCTGGGCCCGGACCGGAATCCGCTTCTCGGCCCCGTCCTCTCGCCGGACCACGACCGTATCGTTCTTCTTGGCGAATTTGTTGAATCCTCCGCACGCCAGCAGGGCATCGAGCACCGTCATCCCGTCCTTGTAAGGCAGGGCCTGGGGCGTGTTCACGGCACCGACGACATAGACATACGGTTCAGGCAGAGCCGGAAAGACAATGATGTCGTTGTGGCGCAGAACAAGGTCCTGCTTTAAGTCCCCGTTGCGCAGCAGAAGATCGAAGTCCCGATCCATCCGGGCCCCGTCGCGCATGACATGGGCACCGTGCAGGTCGGCCCGGGCCAAATCCATGCCCGCCAGAAGATGCAGAAGCGAGGTCTTCTGCTTCAGGGGGTAAACGCCCGTGACGACGCCACCGCCGATGATGTAGACCTTGCTGTTCTCGATGCCGACCATGGACACCGTGACCATCGGCTCCTTGACCAGGGCCGAGAGACGGCCTGCGATCTCCTTCTGCAGGGCCTCGGGGGTCAAACCCTCGGCCATGATCTCTCCGGCTCCGGGCAGGGAGATGCGGCCGTCGGGACGTACAAGGGCGGGAACCGTCAAATCAGGCTCGCCCCACACGAAGACATGCACGCTGTCTCCCGCGCCGATGATGTACTCGCCGGCCAGCCCTGTCCCACCAAGAAGCATCGCGCCGAAAATCAGCACCGCAACCTTGGCCATAAAACATTTCTTCCACATGATGGATCCAATTCCGATACAAGACGACATCTCTACCTCCCTTTTCCAAGCAATACGACTTTAAATGTTTTAATAACAATGTACAAATCAAGTATTATTGAGATGTTCTTTATGTAATACATATCATAACGAAGCTTCTCAATTGCATCCTCAACGGTTGAACCATACGGATAGAGCACTTGCGCCCACCCCGTCAGTCCCGGCTTCACATAGTGCCGCTCCGAATAGTATGGGATCATTTCCTTCAGCTCACTCACGAACTCAGGGCGTTCCGGCCTGGGACCGACCAGGCTCATGTCGCCTTTGAGGATGTTGATCAGCTGTGGAATCTCGTCCAGGCGGGAACGGCGCAGGAAGTTGCCGAACTTGGTTATGCGCGGATCATCCACCTGGGACCAAACGGCTCCGGTCCCTGCTTCGGCGTCTTCGCGCATGGTGCGGAACTTCATGAGCACAAAGGGCCTGTCGCCCCTGCCGACCCTGACCTGCCGAAACAGCATGGGGCCGGGAGAATCCATTTTGATGGCCAGCGCGATGAACGGCACGAACGGCATAAAACAGATCAGGCCGATACTGGCGGCGCTCAGGTCAAAGACGCGCTTGCACAGGCGCAGCATCCAGTTCACCTTGAACCCATGACTGAATATGAACCAGCTGGGCGAGATGTTCTCGATGAGCAGCTTATGCGTCGCGCTTTCATAGAAGGAGGGGGCGTCCACGACCTCGATCCCGGCCATCTTGCAGTTCAAAAGCTCCTCCACCGGGAAAAAGCCCCGCCGTTCGGCCAGGGCGACCACGACCTTGTCGGCCCCGAAATTCTGGGCCAGGCGCAACAATCTGCCGATCCTGTCAGGAGCCGCTTCATGCCCGGCCTCTTCGTCTGCCGGGGGAAAAACCGTCGACGTGCAGCTGACTCTGCCCAGCATGACATAACTCTCCCGATTGGCGTGCATGAACTCCTCCATCTGCACGGCCAGAGGACCGTCTCCAACGATAAGTACGCGCTTGAGCACTCCCGGGATGACCCTGCGATACTTGGCGAAGAGGTATTCGGCGGACTTGAGCCCGGCAAAGACGCCGAGCCCCAGCACGACAAGACGGATCTCGCTTCCGAGCATACCCGATGACCTGTCCACGACATAAAGCATCGCCATGGTCAGCGAGGTCGCCACGGCTTGATAATACAAGGCCCTCGGCGCCCTCGGTTTACGGCCGGTGAACCAGAAGACCGACCAGACCCCGACCGAGGGCAGGAGGGTAATGGCCAGAACACTGCTGGCACCGCGCACGAACTCAAAGTCCCCGGAAAGCGATGCGACGGACGGCGCCAGGATGGCCAGGGACGCACTCAGGGCCAGCAACGCCCAGACGATGTCGTGGGCAAGATTGCGAAGTATAATTGGAGACATGCTTCCTCCCTACTTCCCGCTCAAGGCGCGCAGAAGCTTTTCGGCGTCCTCGCGTTCAGCGAAATCGGCCGAAGCCAAGGCCGTTTCAAGCGTTGCCCTGGCTTCGGCCGTGCGGCCCAGCTCGGCCTGGGCCAGGCCCTGATGATAAAGGATTCCGGGATTGCCTGGAGCAAGGGTCAAGGCCCGCGCGAGTACGCCCAGGGCCTCCTCTGGACGATTGTTACGAATCAGGGCGTAGCCGAGCGTGTCGATGACGGCGGGGTCGCTGTTCGCAAGCACAAAGGCTGCCATGGCCAGATTCACGGCCTGGGCGCTTTTCGCCTCGTCATCGGCCCAGATCATGGCCAGATTATTCAAGGCCGGGACATGGTCGTGCCGGGCCTGGACGGCCTGGAGATACATCCTGGCCGCGTCGTCGTTCCTGCCAAGCAGTTGCAAGGCCATGCCCTTCCCGGTCAGGGCCGGGGCGTTGGTGGGTGAATGCGCCAAAACCTGATCAAAGGTGGCGAGCGCCTTCTTGGTCTCCCGGCCACGCAGCTGAAACTCGCCCAGCACGACGCCGACCTGATCGTCCGAGGGCTCCAGCTCCCACCCTTTGAGCAGTACTTTTTCGGCTTCTGCCCGGTTCTGGCGCATCTCAAGAATACTGGCCAACGGCAGGCAGGACTGCCCCTTGTCCGGCTTCAACTGCATCAGACGCCGGGCGCTTTCCTCGGCCTTGTCCAGATCTCCGGCGGCCATCCACGCTCTCATCCGCTCCACCGTCCCGGCATAGGGGTCGATTTGCTCAAGCCGGCTGTATAAGGCCATGGCCTTGTCCATTTCCTTGCGCGCGACATGCAGCTTGGCCATGCCCTGGACAATGACCATATTCTCGGGTTGCTTCGTTCGTTCCTGGTCCAGAACCGCCAGGGCCTCGTCGCTTTTCCCGTTTCGCTGCAGGAAACTCGAAAGCATCAGGATCGCCCCGGTGTCCTTGGTGGAACGAGCCTTTTCCAGCCGGACCCGGGCCTCGTCGAGCTTCCCCTGCTTCTCAAGGACCGCCGCCGAGGCAATGAGGGCCCGCACGTCGTTCGGGGCGAAGCCCAGGGCCAGATCATACTGCGTCACGGCCTCGTCGAGCTTGTTCTGGAAGAGTTTGGCGATGGCGCCGTGATAATAGGTCTGTAGGAAAGCCGGGTCCGCGCCACGTGCCTTGGCCAGATATTCCTCGGCCTCCTTGGCGTTCTTGCGTCCCAATGACGCCTTGGCCAAGGCG is a genomic window of Desulfomicrobium baculatum DSM 4028 containing:
- a CDS encoding XrtA system polysaccharide chain length determinant, with the protein product MNHELYQQFERYARILLQRKRVVVVVALLVMTLGVITSYVLPRKYEAQSTVFIEQSVISELVKGIATTPSMEAKIKVLTVAMLSRETLFKVMRILDKDVEFASDMDREAYIKDLRERISIRLDEKRGIFFISFQDSDPRYARDFVNTITQVYIESNTASKRDESLEATRFLSEQIESFKKRLDAVEDEINQYRAEHGLQLATDETTIRFEIADAERKLEAIRARKLELETKLQLMPSGGGRSAHLADMERQLATLLTAYTDQHPKVVRLQGQIRAVKSSPSGGMTGNSGAAAKTLVQAEIEAATLQEKAQLATIEEKTELLRRIPTLRTGLNELLRKKDNETLIYSQLVTRYGQSEVSKQMEMENKSMNFRVVDPAVMPDTTVSPKRVPIMLLSALAGIGIGMAVIMVPYLMRGSVESLADLRSLNQRVLAVLPAISKPKEERQRVRGDRIFMSGAALYFLMLVTIGVMEALGNSPLDVLFERALGPWL
- a CDS encoding polysaccharide biosynthesis/export family protein — protein: MSSCIGIGSIMWKKCFMAKVAVLIFGAMLLGGTGLAGEYIIGAGDSVHVFVWGEPDLTVPALVRPDGRISLPGAGEIMAEGLTPEALQKEIAGRLSALVKEPMVTVSMVGIENSKVYIIGGGVVTGVYPLKQKTSLLHLLAGMDLARADLHGAHVMRDGARMDRDFDLLLRNGDLKQDLVLRHNDIIVFPALPEPYVYVVGAVNTPQALPYKDGMTVLDALLACGGFNKFAKKNDTVVVRREDGAEKRIPVRAQDLAEGRDLSQNVVLRRGDYIIAAESFF
- a CDS encoding TIGR03013 family XrtA/PEP-CTERM system glycosyltransferase, yielding MSPIILRNLAHDIVWALLALSASLAILAPSVASLSGDFEFVRGASSVLAITLLPSVGVWSVFWFTGRKPRAPRALYYQAVATSLTMAMLYVVDRSSGMLGSEIRLVVLGLGVFAGLKSAEYLFAKYRRVIPGVLKRVLIVGDGPLAVQMEEFMHANRESYVMLGRVSCTSTVFPPADEEAGHEAAPDRIGRLLRLAQNFGADKVVVALAERRGFFPVEELLNCKMAGIEVVDAPSFYESATHKLLIENISPSWFIFSHGFKVNWMLRLCKRVFDLSAASIGLICFMPFVPFIALAIKMDSPGPMLFRQVRVGRGDRPFVLMKFRTMREDAEAGTGAVWSQVDDPRITKFGNFLRRSRLDEIPQLINILKGDMSLVGPRPERPEFVSELKEMIPYYSERHYVKPGLTGWAQVLYPYGSTVEDAIEKLRYDMYYIKNISIILDLYIVIKTFKVVLLGKGR